Part of the Natranaerovirga pectinivora genome is shown below.
AACATCCCTATTCAAAGAAGACAATAGCCCAGTTATCTTAGATTGGCGTTCACCATTAGCCTCTGTCTACTATGACGGTCGATTAGGAGAAGTAACCTATGATTCTCCAGGTGGCGAAGAAATTGTTGATCTGGTTCTTAAAAGACAATTCACCATAGCAGAAGGTGAATTAGAAAACTTTGTAGATATAGATATCACTGCAAATGATGCTTTCTTACAAGCTGCATTAGAAGAAAATGCAGACGATCGATTAAAAGACATTGCATCAACCATACAGGCAGAACAAAACAAAGTCATAAGAGCAGAACTTAAAAACCCCTTAATTGTACAAGGGGTAGCAGGTAGTGGGAAAACAACCATTGCCCTTCATAGAATAGCCTATTTTATTTACACCTATGAAAACATATTTGACCCTGATAACTTTATGATTATAGCCCCTAATAAACTATTTATTAACTATATATCAGAAGTCCTACCTGAACTTGGCGTAGAAGATGTAAACCAAACTACATTTACTGAGTTGATGGAAGACTTTATAGGGTTTAAATTCAAGGTCAAAAATCCATTTGAAGATATGGAAACATTGATTCAAAACAAAACCAATGAAAATGTTGATCTATTAAAATGGTTACTATCTTTTAAAGGCTCTTTAAAAGTTAAGGATATAATAGATGATTATATATCTACTATAAAAGAAACATTTGTACCAGATGAAGACTTTGCTTTACAAGAAAACATTATTGTAAAAAAAGAGAACATTAAGCGAATGTTTTTAGTAGATTTAGAAGGAATACCTTTATACAAAAGGGTAGAAGAAATAAAGAAAAACCTTAAATACCGATTCGGTTTAGTAAAAAAACAAATCTTAAGAGAAACAGAAAATGAGTTTGACAGAAAAATACAACACATAAGAAATAAAGAATTTGAATCAGAAGAACGAAGATTAAAACTTGTAGAACTCATAAATGCAAGAGATGAGAAACTAGAAACCCTAAGAAAAGATTCTACAAGTTTAGTTAGAAAATACATTACTAAATTCCCTAAAACAAAATTAATGGACTATTATAAGGATTTATTTACTAATAAAGAGACTTTGATGTCCTATGTGGGTAATGACTTGTCAAAAGAGCAAATAGAGTACTTATCAAACTATGTTAAGAGTGCTATAAGCAAAAAAACTTTTGACTTAGAAGATTTATCAACTATAGCCTATATGCGACATAAAATCTTTGGCTTAGATAAAAAGTACTCCATAAAAAATGTAGTCATTGACGAAGCACAAGATTACAGTCCATTACAAATATACGCCTTAAAACAAATATTCAATACAAATATGTTCACCTTACTAGGAGACTTGTCACAAGGCATATACTCTTATAGAGCCATTAACACTTGGGATGAAGTAATGAACAATATATTTGATAACAAAACAGATTATATGACCTTAGTACAAAGTTACAGAACCACAATCGAGATTATGGAATTGGCTAATGACGTCATCAAAAAACTGGACAACCAATTGGACCTAGCAAAACCAGTTATCAGACATGGTAAAAAACCAGAGATTGAAAGTTTTGATAATGAAAATGAAGTCATTGAGGCAATTTACCAGAGCATAGAAGAAATAAAAGACAACTATACTTCCATTGCAGTCATATGTAAATCAGCAGAAGAATGTATGTATCTAAAAAAAGAGCTATCTAAAAAAGGCCTTACAGAATTACAAGTAATAGACGAAAGTCAAGAAAACTACGGGGCAGGCATTATATTAGTGCCATCTTACTTAGCAAAAGGCTTAGAATTCGACGCAGTCATACTAGCAGCCATAAAAGAAAGATTTACAATGAATGCCCTAGACTTAAAACTTCTGTACGTGGCATTAACAAGATCCTTACACAGACTGTTTATATATAGTATACGTGGCAATATAGAAGCATTGAATCAGACAACACCTTAGAAACTAATAAAACTAATAACATAATACTTGGAGGATAATATGCAAAAGGATAGCATTAAACAATCATTAATATTATTAGCAACATACGCAAAGGAAACAGTAGAAAAACCTGAAAGAGCAAAAATCATAGAGAAAAATGTTCAGATCGTAAACAGCTACTTAGATAAAGCAGGGGTAACGAATGTAGAGATACAATCAGATGTTGATAATAGATATGTTCTGAATTATAGAAATATGGGTATGGATGAGAGAATAGAGCTATTGCTTGAAGGAAGTAGTAAGAGAATTTTGAGTAGATAAATGGTTTGGTATAATTGAATAATTAACACAACACAGAACTGATTGAGTGAATTTGACACTTAATCAGTTTTTTTGTGTATTTGTGTCATAAAAAGCTATTAATTTGGAGCGTTCTTGTGGTATAATGCTATTAATGTAATTATGAGTATATTTTTACAAATCATAGTATATAAGTAATATTTGTGAAGTTTGGTTCGTGAATACCGCCCTATAGGGGGTATAGATGAAATTGTGTTCATAGATACAGTAGTTAGCAGACATATATAACTAGGTTAAGAGGAGAGAATCTAATGAATGGTGAATTACTAGATTTGGTTCAGATATCTTCCAATGCAAAGGCAATAATACGTGGAGGAAGTTCAGAGTTTTCACAAGCCCAATATATCGAGAGTGTGAAGTTTTTTATAAAAGGCCAACCGACGTTTATTGAAAAATTGGTTAGGGGGAAGGATCAGAAATTTAGAGAAGTTGCATCTTCAGTTAATGATTGGTATGAGTATCTTGTAAGTTGTGATACTAAAGATGTATTCCTTAGTCTAGGGAAAGTTGAGGAGCAAGATATAAATTTATCAGCTTTTGCAAATGGTGTACCAAAGTGGTGTATGCTAACGATGAAAGATAATGGTTCACTACTGGCTTGGTACCGAAGATGGTATAGAGATGAGTACATTAATAAGTGGCATGTTGAGTTCTATGGTTTGCCATCAAATTTATTGGATTCAGGTATTATTGAATCAGCTGAAGGTCTTAAGGAGGCTTTATATTCGAGACTAACTGATATTATTGAACTGTCGCAGAATATTAGAGAAGAATCTTGGGTTTCTTTTTTCGAGAGAGCAAGAAAGAAACTGGTTGATGATGAACCAGTTGTATCAAACCATATTTCAGGTTCATATCCAGAGTTAAATCATAGATTGATTGAGACAGTTTCATTAGCTTGGTGCTTTGGAGGAATGGGTTCTTGGAATGATAGTCCACCATATTCAGCTCATACTGCTGGACTAGATGAAGAATTTAAGCGTGTGACGGAAGGCCTATATAATATATTCCTTGATGTCATTGAAGCTACGGTTAACGTATATTGAAAGTTTCCGTTATATACATCTGCTAACACCAGCTTCACGCAAGGGTCATTCTGAGAAGCGAATGACCACATCCAGCCCCCTAAGCCCGTCGGGACGTCACCGCATTAGGCGTTCGCAGGCTCACAGCCATAAGCGGAGACTCTAAGGGGCCAGGACGTCGTGAAGCCAAAACGTTAGTGCGCCAAGCGAAGCTTGGCATTTCTGGCAAAGTGAGAGTCTTTGCAAGGTAAGGTCTAGCCAACCACCTTTATCGAGTGTTGTGCCGTTACTGGAGACAGTAAAGGTAAAGCGTACACAGAGAATCCTATAGACCATAAGGGAGACCATAATCCCTGAAGCACATTGAGCCCAGTTAATGTTGCTCTAGAAATAGAGGAAGCGCAGATGACGACGTGTTTAACGTCACGGAAGTCAATACAAAGAAGTCGATAAAGGCAAGACTTTAGAGGGTCTGCCGGGGTCAAAGAACGTGGTATGTAGGAAGAGAAATGTCAGGAACTTGGGAGACCTCAATACTTCCAACAAAGATTGGTAAGCCTACCCAATCGAAAAAGAGGATGGCTGAAGAGTAATGAGGAGTCGGATTTCTTCATAGTACTCAGAGGTCAGGAGAGCTGGCTACAAGGGGAAGGGAGAAACAGGAGTATGAATCATACAAAGGAAACAATGACTAGACAAGTAGGGCTGGGTAAAACATTGCAAACCTCCCTGTATGAAATCGAAAGGAAAGCAACTAAGAATAAAAAACACAAATTCGAGAACTTATATCAATTACTAAACAGACAAAACCTAATAAAAGCCTATAGAGATATAAATAAACAAGCATCAAGTGGAATAGATGGGCAAAGTGCAAAAGAATTCGGTGAAAATTTGATAGAAGAAGTAACAAAAATCGAAGAAGAGTTGAAAACCAATAGATATAGAACAAGCTTAGTAAAAAGAACATATATAGAAAAGCCTGGTGGAGGACAAAGACCATTAGGAATACCAACGGTAAAAGATAAAACCATACAAATTGCAACAAAGAAAATACTAGAAGCCATATATGAACCTGAATTTATAGAAAGTAGTATGGGATATCGAAAAAACCGAGGCGCAAAACAGGCAGTAGAATATCTAGGAAAAGAACTGAACTTCGGAAAATACACCTATATAGTAGAAGCTGATATCAAGGGATTCTTTGATAATGTCAATCATCAATGGTTAAAAAGAATGCTAGAAGAAAAAGTTAGAGACAAAAGAATAATAACATTAATAGAAAAATGGCTTAAAGCTGGCATTATAGAACCAACAGGAGAAATAGAAAAACCACAAAAAGGAACACCACAAGGTGGTGCAATAAGTCCAATACTAGCAAACAGATATTTACACTACGCTTTAGACCTGTGGTTTGAAAAAATAGTTGAACCTAAAAGTGAAGGTGAATGTAAGCTGGCGAGATATGCAGATGACTTTGTTTGCGCCTTTCGATATAAAAGAGATGCTGAAAGATTTATGAAAACTCTAGGGAAAAGGCTAGGAAAATTTGGGTTAACATTAGCAGAAGAAAAAACAAAAATGATTAGGTTTAGTAGATTTGAAAAAGAAAAGAATGATACCTTTGATTTTCTAGGATTTACATTCAGATGGGAAAAGTCAAGAAAAGGAAAAGATATAATCACCCATAAGACTAGTAAAAAAGGATTCAAAAGGACCATACAAAAGTTCAAAGAATGGATAAGGAAAACTAGACATTGTCGTTTGATGAAAATGTTTAAAGAACTAAATACAAAACTACGAGGTTACAATAGGAAATAGCAAGAAAATAACCCAAGTATACAGGATAATAATAGGAACTCTATACAAGTGGTTAAATAGACGTAGTCAAAGAAAAAGTTTTATATGGGAAGCGTTTGGAAAAGTAATAAAAAAGTATAAACTCTTAAAACCCTATATAGCATCAAGATATCAACAAATGACAATAAAGATAAGTTGCTGAAATATGGAAGTAGATTTTACAACTGAGGAGCCCAGTGCGGGAAATCCGCACGCTGGGATCTGTGCGAGGGGCATCGGGTAACCGATGGCTCTATCGTGACTATGAAATTGCCAACTAGTAAATCACAAGAGAATAAAGGAGATTTTTTCTTATGAAAAGAGAATTTAGGAGTAAAACGTTAAAAATATTAATTCCGGTGATTATTTCTGTAATTGCAATAACAGTTTTATTTTTAATGTCAACTTTTTTATGGATAGGTATATCTAATTATAAATTGACAGAATTTTGCTTTGTGTTTCGGTTAATACTCCAAAATATGGGTGGATACAGTACATTATTAGCTGCAATCATTGCAACAATATTTTTTGGAAGCTACACGGCAACGAAAGCAGATGATAAAGATATGGAATTAAAAATTCAAAACATTGGTCACTATACTTTAGCCTTTCAGCGGGAGAATGATGAATACAAAGAAGATTTTAAGGGTGATAAGATAGTGTTAGAAATATACATTGATTCAGATTTTGATATCGATAGTGTAGATAAAATAAGTGAAGAGCTATATGTTCCATTTTTTATCAAATTTTTAACTTCAAAAAACTGCGCAACTAATTTAAAAAATATAATGGCTTTTAGTGATGAATATTTCACAAAAAACCAACAGAAAATAGTATCAAAATATTTTGACTACTGTGAAAAGGTAAAATACCCATCACCTTTATATTGTTCTGCAAAACCAACTAGTGAATTAGAAAACAACTCAAAAGCAGATATAAATAGGTATTTTAATTTAATGATAAAAATATGTAATGAAGAGATTAAAAATATATGGGTTTCTGCTATTACAGATGAAGGAGTCCTTTTGTTTATAAAAGTTAAATTAAAAGTTGATAAAAGGTTAAATAATCAAAAAACAAGTTATTATTGTCAACTTATTCAACAAACTAGTTATTTTAAACATAATAGATGCATAACTGCTTTATTTCGATAAAAATTTTTTTGTTTTTAACTTCCGTTGGCAACTTCACATAACTAATAGAAATATATTGACCATTATAAACAAAAAACCCCATCCAGGGGATGAGGAATAATGGTTGAGATATTTTGTTGTACGAAGCCGCGGCCCTAGTGGAAAGTATGTAAGCAACCATGTCATTATAACAAGCTTTTTTATGACTTTAAGTTGTTTTTGAGCTTAAATTTTAATACTAAACAGTGTTTTGAGCATAGCTTCCCCCTCCCCACTAAAGAGGCTTAAAAAAAAGAACATAAAATTAAAAAATTTCCTAATTAAGATTTACTTCGTGAACATAAGTGTAAAAATTACCGCAGTTTGGACAACATAACTTCTCCTTGCCGATAAGGTTAATAAGCAGTTCAAACTTATGAATAGAAGGAGTAACTGTTAAAACAACGCCACTTTGTTTAGCTATAAACTTACGACAAAGAGCTACTTTTTTAGCTCTAAAACGATTAGTCAAAAAGCCATAATGCCTAATCTTAACAAATCGATGAGGCAACACATGCATAAGAAAACGTCTCATAAACTCATCATAAGTCAAAGACATAAACTTCTTTTTACCACCATCCTTATTATCAAGATAGGAAAAAGTAACCTTAGAATTCTCCGTTGATACAATTCGATAATCAGAAATTGCAACACGATGGGTATAACGCCCAAGATACTTAATTACATGATTAGAACATTTCAAAACAGGTTTAGAAAAAACAATCCAATCCTTTAGATAAAGATCATCAATAAAAGATGCAAAATCATCATGACACTTAAGAAACTGTAAATCATAAGGAAACTTTAAATCTCCATTATTATAAAGTGCTTTAAAACCATCAAGAAACTTACCTTTAAAAACAGTAGATAAAACCTTTACATGAAGAAAAAACTTCTTTTTAAAAGACTTAAAAAAAGATTCATCTTTAGAAAGACCACCACCAGCTAAAACACAATGAAGATGAGGATGAAACATAAGGGTTTGGCTCCAAGTATGTAAAATTAAAGAAAATCCAGGAATAACTCCAAGGTCATTTTTAGAAAGGTCTAAAATTGTTTTAGAAACTGAATCATAAAGAAGATCATAAAGGACCTTTTGATTAAAATAAATAATAGACCTAAGAGTATCAGGTACAGTAAAAACAAGAAGAAAATAATGAGAAGGCAACAAAGATTCCTGTTGCTTATTCACCCATAACTCTTTCTTAAAAGAACCACAAGTAGGACAATGTCTATTAGAACAAGAATTAGAAACAACTTTAGAATGTCCACAATCACAAGAAAGCTTATGAGAACCCATATTAGGGGTACGACAAGAAACAATAGAATTAACCGCTTTAACCTGTTGAATAGAAGTAGAAAAATTAGACATATAATTCATAACATTATATGATAAAATAGACTTAATCTTACTCAAAATCTGACACCTCCCTATCAAGGGGACTGATAACAGAAAGCACCTTAGAAGGTGCAAGATGAAGATAAATAGAAGTAGTCTGAATACTAGTATGACCAAGAAGTTGCATAATGGTATAAATATCAGTACCAGCAATAAGTAAATGAGTAGCAAAAGAATGCCTAAGGGTATGAACCGTAACCGGTTTTAAAATACCAGCTTTTAAAGTAGAGGCTTTGAAAGTTTTCTGCACGGTCCTAGATGTTAAATGCATCGAAGAGTTAGCACCGCTGGGAAAAAGCCAATCGGTGGGACGATAAACTTTGAAATACTCTCGAAGCAATAAAAGGTTCTGATGAGAAAGGATAGCATAACGATCTTTATCACCCTTACCCGAATGAATGTGGAGTTGCATATTATTAGAATCCACATCAGAAACTTTGAGACGAACAGCTTCGCTAACTCTAAGACCTGCAGAATAAGTAGTCATTAAGATGGCCCTATGCTTAAGATTAGTAGTAGCAGAAATAATCTGATCTACTTCAGAGCGAGATAAAACAACAGGAAGCTTCTTAGAGCTCTTAATACGAGGCACATCATTAAGACTAAAAGGCTTTTTGAGAACAAGAGTAAAGAAAAGTTGGGTAGAAGAATAGGCACTATTGATATAAGAAGTAGACAATTTTCTAGAAATTAAAAAATAGAGAAAAGATTTTAAATCCTCAGGAACAAGAGAATCGATAGGTTTGTTTGTAAAATTAAGAAAACGTAAGAGGTACTTAGAATAAGATTCGATAGACCTAGGACTATAACCACGAAGCTCCATTTCTTTAATTAAAGATTGACGATAAATTTCATACATAAAAAAACTCCTTTCAAGTCAGTGAATAAGTAACAAGACCATGATACTTGAAAAAGAGTAAGAAATAAAACTTGCAAATATAAAGCTTCAAAAGCTACCGCGCTAGCGGTTTAGTACAACAGCGAATTCACGACATGGACAAGAAATCGGAAGGATGTCCACGTCGTGAATTCGTGGAACGTTAGGTGTCATATCAATATGAGCAGGGCTCTGTTGTTTTAATTATTTCCAGTTGCCAATTGCAGGCTATTGAAGTGAGGTGAAATAAGTAAGAAATAGAATTACATATTATAGCAATAATGGGAAGTTGATATACAACTCGAAAAAAGGGGATATTATATAAAATAAAATCAATTTAAAACAGTAAAAATATGTAAATATGCTTCGATCGGAATTAAGAATTAATTTCCTATGAACGAGGAAGGTTTTTCAATAAGTTTTTAAATAGTTCTTCGTAATCGTCAAATAACAGATTATATTAATGGAGGTTAGTATGAGTTTTAAAGATAAAGTTGATGAATTGCGTAATCAGGCGCAAACAACACAAGCTGCAAACAAAATTATTGATCAGCTCAAAAAACTAGAAAATAGTAATAATGAAGATACTTCCTATCGTTGGATTTGGGAGCTTATTCAGAATGCAAAAGATGTAGTTAACTCCACTGGAAAAGTTGATATTCTTGTTAATTTTGATGAATACAGAAGGGTTATAGAGTTTAAGCATAATGGAAAGCTATTCTTGACAAAAAATATTGTTTTTCTTATCGAACAAGTTTCTACAAAAGAGCGAAATGAACTTGATAGGAAAGAAAAGAAGATAACAGGAAAGTTTGGAACAGGGTTTCTAACAACTCATTTACTTTCAAAAAAAGTAAATGTAACTGGATATTTATGTGATGAAGATGAGCCTGTACACCAATTTAATATTGATATTGACCGTTCAAGTGATAATCAGACAGAAATCATCAAGTCAATCGAAGATAGCTGCGAGCAACTTAACAAAAATGCAGTAGAAGTTACGAAAGAGATAAATGAAAGTGATTTTAATACTTGTTTTACATATGAGTTAAACGTTCTTGGAATTAAAATAGCAAAGGCAGGTTTAAATAATCTTGTTGCGTCAATTGCATATGTTTTTGCTTTTGTCCCTGAGATAGAATCAATTACTATTCAAGCTAATACTATAGAAGGTAAGTATAATCAGGTTCTTTCTCGTGGTGACGATGTAGATGTTACATTGAAAAATGCGAAAATTATAACGGTGTGCGATACAAAAAGAAAGAATCCAAGGTATATTTTTACTCTAAAAGACGAAGTATTGACACATTTATCAATTGCGGTTGCATTGTTAGATGTTGGCGAAAAATCAGCTGTAAAACAAATGAATGATAATTTACCTAAACTATTTTGTGATTTTCCATTACTTGGCACAAGTGATTTTGCTTTTCCAGTAGTAATCAATAATCCGTATTTCGAACCTACAGAACCTCGTGACGGAATTGAATTGGAGAGCAAAGCCGAAGAAAAACAATATATTAAAGACAATAAAACGGCATTAGAAACTGCTGTCGAACTTTATAAAACTGGATTGAGTTTTTTTGTAGAAAACAATTATAAAGGTGTATATAACATTGTAAAAATAAATGATCAACCTCATAAAACTTGGCTAAATGCAGAATGGTTTGAGAATAAAATACTTGAACCTATAAAAGATGAAATAAAATATTTAAACCTAATTACTACAAGTGCTGACGATAAAAAACCATTGTTTAAGTTATGGGATGACCCTATTGTTTTGATTCCTAAAAATCAAGAGAATAAAGAGGAAATGTTTAATCTTTGGTCGTTATCAAATGCTTTGTTCCCTGAGTTTCTCCCGAAACAAGAAGAGTTAGAAGCTTGGTGTTATTCGCTCTGGGATGAATGTAAAAACTTGGATATAGACAACATAGTACAAGCCATTGTAGGTTCTGAAAATGTATCTTCTTTAGCAGATAAAATAAAGGGACAAGACGTAATTATCTGGTTGAATGAGTTTTATAAATTACTCTTAACAAGCGAAGAAGATGGCTGCAAAAAAGCAATAGAACACTCAGAGGTTTTTCTCAATCAAAATGGTGAGTTCTGCTG
Proteins encoded:
- a CDS encoding tyrosine-type recombinase/integrase, yielding MYEIYRQSLIKEMELRGYSPRSIESYSKYLLRFLNFTNKPIDSLVPEDLKSFLYFLISRKLSTSYINSAYSSTQLFFTLVLKKPFSLNDVPRIKSSKKLPVVLSRSEVDQIISATTNLKHRAILMTTYSAGLRVSEAVRLKVSDVDSNNMQLHIHSGKGDKDRYAILSHQNLLLLREYFKVYRPTDWLFPSGANSSMHLTSRTVQKTFKASTLKAGILKPVTVHTLRHSFATHLLIAGTDIYTIMQLLGHTSIQTTSIYLHLAPSKVLSVISPLDREVSDFE
- the helD gene encoding RNA polymerase recycling motor HelD translates to MSKNKEEAYQEERERLEYTIDYLIQNINATEDYKNNFKSNIKEAYENLDPQDSSQSYINIIINSNLLETAIKNYTSYKKAVKKPYFARIDIKSEASDELEKLYIGKTSLFKEDNSPVILDWRSPLASVYYDGRLGEVTYDSPGGEEIVDLVLKRQFTIAEGELENFVDIDITANDAFLQAALEENADDRLKDIASTIQAEQNKVIRAELKNPLIVQGVAGSGKTTIALHRIAYFIYTYENIFDPDNFMIIAPNKLFINYISEVLPELGVEDVNQTTFTELMEDFIGFKFKVKNPFEDMETLIQNKTNENVDLLKWLLSFKGSLKVKDIIDDYISTIKETFVPDEDFALQENIIVKKENIKRMFLVDLEGIPLYKRVEEIKKNLKYRFGLVKKQILRETENEFDRKIQHIRNKEFESEERRLKLVELINARDEKLETLRKDSTSLVRKYITKFPKTKLMDYYKDLFTNKETLMSYVGNDLSKEQIEYLSNYVKSAISKKTFDLEDLSTIAYMRHKIFGLDKKYSIKNVVIDEAQDYSPLQIYALKQIFNTNMFTLLGDLSQGIYSYRAINTWDEVMNNIFDNKTDYMTLVQSYRTTIEIMELANDVIKKLDNQLDLAKPVIRHGKKPEIESFDNENEVIEAIYQSIEEIKDNYTSIAVICKSAEECMYLKKELSKKGLTELQVIDESQENYGAGIILVPSYLAKGLEFDAVILAAIKERFTMNALDLKLLYVALTRSLHRLFIYSIRGNIEALNQTTP
- the ltrA gene encoding group II intron reverse transcriptase/maturase gives rise to the protein MNHTKETMTRQVGLGKTLQTSLYEIERKATKNKKHKFENLYQLLNRQNLIKAYRDINKQASSGIDGQSAKEFGENLIEEVTKIEEELKTNRYRTSLVKRTYIEKPGGGQRPLGIPTVKDKTIQIATKKILEAIYEPEFIESSMGYRKNRGAKQAVEYLGKELNFGKYTYIVEADIKGFFDNVNHQWLKRMLEEKVRDKRIITLIEKWLKAGIIEPTGEIEKPQKGTPQGGAISPILANRYLHYALDLWFEKIVEPKSEGECKLARYADDFVCAFRYKRDAERFMKTLGKRLGKFGLTLAEEKTKMIRFSRFEKEKNDTFDFLGFTFRWEKSRKGKDIITHKTSKKGFKRTIQKFKEWIRKTRHCRLMKMFKELNTKLRGYNRK
- a CDS encoding IS91 family transposase, translated to MSKIKSILSYNVMNYMSNFSTSIQQVKAVNSIVSCRTPNMGSHKLSCDCGHSKVVSNSCSNRHCPTCGSFKKELWVNKQQESLLPSHYFLLVFTVPDTLRSIIYFNQKVLYDLLYDSVSKTILDLSKNDLGVIPGFSLILHTWSQTLMFHPHLHCVLAGGGLSKDESFFKSFKKKFFLHVKVLSTVFKGKFLDGFKALYNNGDLKFPYDLQFLKCHDDFASFIDDLYLKDWIVFSKPVLKCSNHVIKYLGRYTHRVAISDYRIVSTENSKVTFSYLDNKDGGKKKFMSLTYDEFMRRFLMHVLPHRFVKIRHYGFLTNRFRAKKVALCRKFIAKQSGVVLTVTPSIHKFELLINLIGKEKLCCPNCGNFYTYVHEVNLN
- a CDS encoding sacsin N-terminal ATP-binding-like domain-containing protein, giving the protein MSFKDKVDELRNQAQTTQAANKIIDQLKKLENSNNEDTSYRWIWELIQNAKDVVNSTGKVDILVNFDEYRRVIEFKHNGKLFLTKNIVFLIEQVSTKERNELDRKEKKITGKFGTGFLTTHLLSKKVNVTGYLCDEDEPVHQFNIDIDRSSDNQTEIIKSIEDSCEQLNKNAVEVTKEINESDFNTCFTYELNVLGIKIAKAGLNNLVASIAYVFAFVPEIESITIQANTIEGKYNQVLSRGDDVDVTLKNAKIITVCDTKRKNPRYIFTLKDEVLTHLSIAVALLDVGEKSAVKQMNDNLPKLFCDFPLLGTSDFAFPVVINNPYFEPTEPRDGIELESKAEEKQYIKDNKTALETAVELYKTGLSFFVENNYKGVYNIVKINDQPHKTWLNAEWFENKILEPIKDEIKYLNLITTSADDKKPLFKLWDDPIVLIPKNQENKEEMFNLWSLSNALFPEFLPKQEELEAWCYSLWDECKNLDIDNIVQAIVGSENVSSLADKIKGQDVIIWLNEFYKLLLTSEEDGCKKAIEHSEVFLNQNGEFCCLNSIYFDKEIDDTYKEVSLLLDIDVKDKLLHKRVSTEISKHIEVTQYGYSELFSEISRCLQNEHQNCEDFFQRILCIQTNEKQKQDDFLKIAKLVYKNTKWEIISSIRYSKQLFEQALNNWIAKLCFDIQQSKTLNGFAEEYFSDNVDDAVWFINQFVLFLEKNDYKYLTDKYSILPNQNRLFKRSPELQLDTGEIDEVVKDAYCFTGVDIRIKLLMSSICFPLSENTATNLYSLANEITNYIENHKNKLGEDNDQERLVFQNFFSYLKSTDNKTIRNAFKTLYSNLYWFYNDDIISDNMQKAEQYEQLLSKHGVSNFQELEELLKQAKNNVQSTDTINVSKEQLAQLGINTEDDLLQVLNILVGEGELTDSQLGELASGMSIEEVSKKFLHSSKNNKLAREYYEKIMNRAIQQVFYYLKETCRYEMSDTLEEWKKTSYSKTVFWAKKNGADIRIVVRPSDDDKIIFFYEQEVAAMDDTNYELWTNNDDGNTRMITLGDIIKTTGISVVPLKNLNPK